The sequence TCTATACGGTTTACGTTAATTACCTCTTTATTTATACTGAAAATTTCCATATCTACCTAATTATCCTTCCTTTTCTGATCGAAAGTCAAGTACAAAAGGTATTCCTTAATAAAAGCATCGATATCCCCGTCAAGCACGGCATCGGCATTATGCTCCTCGTGTTTCGTCCTGTGATCCTTGATGAGTCTGTAGGGATGGAGAACGTAGGAGCGGATCTGGCTTCCCCAGGCTATGTCCTTCTTTTCCTTGTTCAGGGAATCCATTTTTTCTTCCTGTTTCTTCTTCTCCAGTTCGTAGATCCTGGACTTGAGGATGGCCATGGCCATCGACTTGTTCTTGTGCTGGGACCGCTCGTTCTGGCATTGAACGACAATGCCCGTGGGAATGTGGGTGATCCTTACCGCCGAATCGGTCCTGTTCACGTGCTGGCCCCCAGGGCCGCTCGATCTGTACGTGTCGATGCGCAGGTCCTCTTCCTTGATATCGACCTGTATATCCTCCGATATCTCGGGATAGGCGTAAACGGAGGCAAAGGACGTGTGACGGCGATTGTTCGCGTCATAGGGAGATACCCTGACCAGACGGTGAATGCCGTTCTCGCACTTGAGATACCCGTACGCATGTTTGCCCGAAACCAGGAAGGTAACATTCTTCACCCCCGCTTCCTCCCCGGGCAGGAGGTCGACGACCTGGGTCTCAAAGCCCTTCCTCTCCGCCCACTTCAGGTACATCCTGAAGAGCATCTCAGCCCAATCCTGGGCCTCGGTGCCTCCCGCCCCGGAGTTGATGAAGATGATGGCGTTGTTGTCATCATTCTCGCCTGAGAGCATCCTCTCGATCTCGTAGGAGCCAAGAGACTCTTCGAGGGACCTGACACGTTCGACGAGTTCTTCGAGGTCCTTCGAGTCCTCCGTTTCCCGGAGGAAATCGCTGAGTATAAGGATCTCTTCGAGTTCTTCTTCTTTCTTCTGCCAGTTCCTTATCTCTTCGTCGATCCGGGAACGGTCCCTGAGAATCTTCTGGGCCTTTTCCTGATCGTCCCAGAAGGTGGCCTCGGAGATCTGCCTGTCGAATTGTGTCAGTGTTTCGTGAAGTTGAGGCAGGTCAAAGATAACCTCTGAGGGAGAGGATGCGCTCCTGAAGCTCGTCTATCTTTCCTTTGAGTTCGTCTATCATACACTTACCTTCCCTGTGTCTCCGTGCTTGCCCCTGAAACGGACAGCCTCCTAACGACCGCCTCACCGTATTCCGAACACCTCACGGCCTTTCCATCCCGGACCTGCCGCGCCAGATCATAGGTCATGATACCCGCCTGTATCGTCTCTTCAACGGCTCGGCGTATCGCTGAGGCCGTCTCGCCCATGCCTATGTGGTCGAAAAGCATTGCCCCCGAAAGAATGAAGGACGTGGGGTTGACCATGTCGCGACCCGCATACTTCGGAGCGCTCCCGTGGGTGGGCTCGAATATTGCCACGTCGGCACCGATGTTCGCTCCCGGAGCGACACCGAGTCCCCCGATGAGCGCCGCGCAGGCATCGGACAGGTAATCGCCGTTGAGATTCGGACACAGGAGGACATCGTAGTCCCCGGGTCTCGCGATGACCTGCATGAACATGTTGTCCGCTATCCTGTCGTTTACGGGTATCTTTCCCGCTGCCCCCTCGGCGGACAGGTCGTCGAATTCCCGTGCCGTTTCGTAGGCCCATTCACGGAAGGCGCCTTCGGTGTATTTCATGATGTTTCCCTTGTGGACGATGGTGATGCCCCTGCGGGCGGCCTTTATCGTCCAGTCTATCGCCCACCTGACAAACCGCCGTGTCCCGGCGGGGCTCATGGGCTTTATCCCTATTCCGCTGTCTGGATCCACCTCCACGCCCATCACGTTCCGCAGGAAGTCAATGACG is a genomic window of Syntrophorhabdus sp. containing:
- a CDS encoding peptide chain release factor 2 (programmed frameshift); translated protein: MIDELKGKIDELQERILSLRGYFDLPQLHETLTQFDRQISEATFWDDQEKAQKILRDRSRIDEEIRNWQKKEEELEEILILSDFLRETEDSKDLEELVERVRSLEESLGSYEIERMLSGENDDNNAIIFINSGAGGTEAQDWAEMLFRMYLKWAERKGFETQVVDLLPGEEAGVKNVTFLVSGKHAYGYLKCENGIHRLVRVSPYDANNRRHTSFASVYAYPEISEDIQVDIKEEDLRIDTYRSSGPGGQHVNRTDSAVRITHIPTGIVVQCQNERSQHKNKSMAMAILKSRIYELEKKKQEEKMDSLNKEKKDIAWGSQIRSYVLHPYRLIKDHRTKHEEHNADAVLDGDIDAFIKEYLLYLTFDQKRKDN
- a CDS encoding NADP-dependent isocitrate dehydrogenase, with product MERIRIPVIAGDGTGEDIWSASREVFEEAVLKTTGGTKQIEWIPVTAGLKALDAGNVLLPQETVDAILESTIALKGPLTTPVGGGFRSVNVYLRQRFDLYVCMRPIRWFKGLPSPLVNPQAVDMVIFRENTEDLYRGIEWKGGTAEAKTVIDFLRNVMGVEVDPDSGIGIKPMSPAGTRRFVRWAIDWTIKAARRGITIVHKGNIMKYTEGAFREWAYETAREFDDLSAEGAAGKIPVNDRIADNMFMQVIARPGDYDVLLCPNLNGDYLSDACAALIGGLGVAPGANIGADVAIFEPTHGSAPKYAGRDMVNPTSFILSGAMLFDHIGMGETASAIRRAVEETIQAGIMTYDLARQVRDGKAVRCSEYGEAVVRRLSVSGASTETQGR